From Oscillospiraceae bacterium CM, a single genomic window includes:
- the cydD gene encoding thiol reductant ABC exporter subunit CydD has translation MKEKRLFTEIKGNRSYQVHLVLNGLTSFLLSLTVALLASYIISAVFLRGLGLKSMVPMLFALLVGVLARAGLTYYFSLYFRNAAAGIKRQVLARNAEALLETGPILTKSKDSGGVSAISGEAAELLEPYYYEYLPALSSLAVTLPLILVAVLSVDFVSFLIMLVTGPVLPFFLYLIGTESEKASRARLKSLTRLGGGLNDLLSGLKTLKLFGRIDSARAKVASISEDFRRLTMQVLRISFLSAFVLELAATISTAIIAVTLGARLIDGRIDFFPCFFILLMTPDYFMAIRRFGAKFHVAQNAKTAAELLLEPKPPSSVGRKPGLPFPADCDVSFRGVTCSYNRGEAALACVNLDFRCGEITALVGPSGSGKSSIAKSLLKLITPEDGAVFVGGVNLAEIDTDSLRRSVSYIPQRPYIFKGTLRENITLSTPKATDNTVEAAVRDALLGDLVAALPGGLDTPVADMAINFSAGERQRIAIARALLKDAPIVVIDEAVSAQDRENERLLTKSFERLSVNKTVLIIAHRLETVQSADKIYVLNDGSVAEEGCHNDLLALGGRYSALVRSWG, from the coding sequence GTGAAAGAGAAGAGGCTGTTTACTGAGATCAAAGGCAATAGAAGCTATCAGGTGCATCTCGTTTTAAACGGTCTGACGTCGTTTTTACTGTCACTGACCGTTGCCCTGCTGGCCTCTTACATCATCAGCGCCGTTTTCCTGCGCGGGCTCGGGCTGAAAAGCATGGTTCCCATGCTTTTCGCCCTGCTTGTGGGGGTTCTTGCCCGCGCGGGGCTGACCTACTATTTTTCGCTCTATTTCAGAAACGCTGCGGCCGGCATCAAGCGCCAGGTGCTTGCGCGCAATGCTGAAGCCCTACTGGAAACAGGCCCTATATTGACAAAGAGCAAAGACTCCGGCGGCGTCTCCGCCATATCCGGGGAGGCCGCCGAGCTGCTGGAACCATACTATTACGAGTATCTTCCGGCGCTCTCTTCGCTCGCCGTCACTTTGCCGCTAATTCTGGTGGCTGTTTTATCCGTTGACTTTGTGTCATTTCTGATCATGCTCGTAACGGGGCCCGTTTTGCCGTTTTTTCTCTATCTGATTGGAACGGAATCCGAGAAGGCTTCGCGTGCCCGGCTCAAAAGCCTTACCCGCTTGGGCGGCGGCCTCAATGATCTGCTGTCTGGTCTGAAAACCTTAAAGCTCTTTGGCCGGATCGATAGCGCCCGGGCAAAAGTCGCCTCAATCAGTGAAGACTTCCGTCGCCTGACGATGCAGGTGCTTCGTATTTCCTTTCTTTCCGCCTTTGTTTTGGAGCTTGCCGCCACGATCAGCACGGCGATCATCGCCGTCACGCTGGGCGCTCGTTTGATTGACGGCCGCATTGATTTCTTTCCCTGCTTTTTTATTCTCCTGATGACGCCGGACTATTTTATGGCAATCCGCCGTTTCGGCGCTAAATTTCATGTCGCGCAAAACGCGAAAACAGCGGCGGAGCTTCTCCTTGAGCCCAAGCCCCCGTCGTCAGTTGGTCGAAAACCGGGTCTTCCCTTTCCAGCCGACTGCGACGTTTCATTTCGGGGTGTTACGTGCTCTTACAACCGGGGAGAGGCCGCGCTTGCGTGTGTCAATCTAGATTTCCGGTGCGGTGAAATAACCGCTCTTGTCGGGCCCAGCGGCTCCGGCAAATCATCGATTGCCAAGTCACTTCTCAAACTGATTACTCCCGAGGACGGCGCCGTCTTCGTTGGCGGTGTCAATCTCGCCGAGATTGACACTGATTCCCTGCGCCGCTCGGTTTCCTATATCCCGCAGCGGCCTTATATCTTTAAGGGCACCCTGCGGGAAAACATCACCCTTTCAACCCCAAAAGCTACGGACAACACCGTCGAGGCAGCCGTTCGAGACGCGCTTTTAGGAGATCTTGTCGCCGCCCTGCCCGGCGGGCTCGATACGCCTGTTGCCGACATGGCGATCAATTTCAGCGCCGGAGAGCGCCAGCGTATCGCCATCGCCAGAGCGCTTTTGAAGGATGCGCCCATTGTCGTGATCGACGAGGCCGTCTCCGCGCAGGATCGCGAAAATGAACGGTTACTGACTAAATCGTTTGAGCGCCTGTCTGTGAATAAAACTGTTCTGATTATTGCCCACCGCCTTGAAACAGTCCAAAGCGCCGATAAAATTTACGTGTTGAACGACGGCAGTGTCGCGGAGGAAGGCTGCCACAACGATTTGCTGGCACTCGGCGGCCGCTACAGCGCGCTTGTGCGTTCGTGGGGGTGA
- the cydC gene encoding thiol reductant ABC exporter subunit CydC, translating to MTGFKNYLIVIFKARPLSVLFSCLLGVAASLFAAGLYGVACFLISLSALHPLYDVILVPAVLVRFFGLGRAVLSYLERYVSHNETFRILSDIRVLVYDSLAPLVPYSKASRDRGYNLSVAVSDVEMLQDGLLRIVYPIAVAVFAALMGTMGAYFLSPLLAVVFFFLTLPLSFVVFGLTALLSQKRQKRYDELRSCLYGDLMDLSAGLTDIKTNSCEGARQEHLSRRLSDSAAAQSAVSRVSALSDAAASFFSGLSFVILLAVSAALCAAQRLDGTLLAAAVVGLSYLTEPVSALAAVGARFERVKTAANRIFTGKPPHQFAQSSPDGFDPAACKKLSVDHLTFSYPGRALFKDISFSLEPGKLTVLTGKSGRGKSTIADLLCGFLTPEAGEIMVDGVSIFSLPEHARLRLFSVAEQSPHFFNDTLRANLLADASESDEALHNVLDAVGLTPFLKALPDGLDTMIFESGENLSGGELQRLSIARALLKKAPFYIFDEPTSSLDQLNEKRMIDCILSLSKTKGVLLITHRLPSELQGYDRIHLV from the coding sequence ATGACCGGTTTCAAAAATTATCTGATTGTCATTTTCAAAGCAAGGCCTTTGTCCGTCTTATTTTCTTGCTTACTCGGCGTTGCCGCGAGCCTTTTTGCCGCGGGTCTTTACGGTGTTGCTTGCTTTCTTATATCCTTATCAGCCCTGCATCCGCTATATGATGTGATACTGGTACCGGCTGTCCTTGTCCGTTTTTTCGGTCTCGGCCGCGCCGTCCTCTCTTATCTTGAGCGCTATGTATCGCATAATGAAACATTTAGAATTCTCTCTGACATCAGAGTGCTTGTTTATGACAGCTTGGCGCCGCTTGTCCCGTACAGCAAGGCAAGCCGGGATCGCGGTTATAATCTCTCGGTCGCTGTGTCCGACGTCGAGATGCTGCAGGACGGGCTGCTGCGCATTGTCTATCCGATTGCCGTCGCGGTCTTTGCCGCTCTTATGGGGACGATGGGGGCTTATTTCCTCTCGCCGCTTCTTGCCGTTGTCTTTTTCTTTTTGACACTGCCACTGTCGTTTGTCGTGTTCGGCTTGACGGCACTTTTATCGCAAAAGCGTCAAAAGCGCTATGATGAACTCCGAAGCTGCCTTTACGGCGACCTGATGGACCTCTCGGCCGGTTTGACTGATATTAAGACAAATTCCTGTGAAGGCGCCCGTCAAGAACATTTATCCCGCCGTTTGTCCGACAGCGCCGCCGCGCAAAGCGCCGTCAGCCGCGTGTCCGCTTTAAGTGACGCTGCTGCCAGTTTCTTTTCCGGCTTGTCTTTCGTTATCTTGCTGGCCGTCTCCGCTGCGCTTTGCGCAGCGCAGCGCCTGGACGGGACGTTGCTGGCTGCCGCCGTTGTCGGTCTGAGCTATTTAACGGAGCCCGTTTCGGCTCTTGCTGCTGTGGGGGCGCGGTTCGAGCGCGTAAAAACTGCTGCCAACCGCATTTTTACCGGAAAACCACCCCATCAGTTCGCTCAATCATCACCTGATGGCTTTGACCCGGCTGCCTGCAAAAAACTGTCTGTCGATCATCTCACCTTTTCTTACCCTGGCCGCGCGCTTTTTAAAGATATCAGCTTTTCACTTGAACCGGGAAAGCTGACGGTGCTAACGGGGAAAAGCGGCCGCGGGAAATCAACGATTGCCGATCTGCTCTGCGGCTTTCTAACCCCGGAAGCGGGCGAGATAATGGTTGACGGCGTCTCGATTTTCTCCTTACCGGAGCACGCGCGCCTCCGCCTTTTCTCCGTGGCGGAGCAATCGCCCCATTTTTTCAATGACACCCTTCGGGCTAATCTTCTCGCCGACGCATCCGAGTCGGACGAAGCACTGCATAATGTTTTGGATGCAGTCGGCCTTACACCCTTTCTCAAAGCTCTTCCGGACGGTCTTGACACGATGATTTTTGAAAGCGGCGAGAATCTCTCCGGCGGCGAGCTTCAGCGGCTATCCATCGCCCGTGCCCTTTTAAAAAAAGCGCCCTTTTATATATTCGACGAACCGACAAGCAGCCTTGATCAGCTCAATGAAAAACGCATGATCGACTGCATTTTATCACTCTCAAAAACAAAGGGCGTCTTGTTAATCACACACAGACTTCCCTCAGAACTTCAAGGGTACGACCGGATACACTTGGTATAA
- a CDS encoding alpha/beta hydrolase has product MDINLHYIEKGTGFPLVLLHGNGESAQYFDRQIDAFARHYRVIAVDSRGHGQSPRGAGHFKLSRFAEDLKLFLDGLGIQQTHLLGFSDGGNIALLFALRYPAFVARLVLNGANLSPFGLKPFVLLPIALSWCLASLLSPVSKKSVIKRDFMALMLFEPNICPTALQKLQMPVLVIVGSRDMIRQRHTATMCRHLPRGVLTIVDGSHFIAQENSAAFNDAVLTFLSG; this is encoded by the coding sequence GTGGATATTAACCTGCACTACATTGAAAAAGGCACTGGCTTTCCCCTTGTCCTGCTACACGGCAACGGAGAGAGCGCACAGTATTTCGACCGGCAAATCGATGCCTTCGCCCGCCACTATCGCGTCATTGCCGTTGACTCGCGCGGCCACGGTCAGTCGCCACGCGGTGCGGGGCACTTCAAACTTTCACGGTTTGCCGAGGATTTAAAGCTCTTTCTTGATGGGCTGGGTATCCAGCAAACACATCTGCTCGGCTTTAGCGACGGTGGCAACATCGCTCTGTTATTCGCGCTTCGTTACCCCGCCTTCGTTGCGCGCCTTGTTTTAAACGGGGCAAATCTGTCACCGTTCGGTCTCAAGCCCTTTGTTTTGCTCCCCATCGCCCTGTCTTGGTGCCTGGCGTCGCTTTTATCGCCCGTCAGCAAGAAATCCGTCATTAAGCGCGACTTCATGGCACTGATGTTGTTTGAGCCAAATATTTGCCCCACAGCGCTTCAAAAGCTTCAGATGCCGGTCCTCGTCATCGTCGGAAGCCGCGACATGATCCGCCAGCGACACACCGCGACAATGTGCCGACATTTGCCGCGTGGCGTTCTCACCATTGTCGACGGCTCTCATTTTATTGCCCAAGAAAATAGCGCCGCATTTAATGACGCTGTTTTAACGTTTCTGTCCGGTTGA
- the tsaD gene encoding tRNA (adenosine(37)-N6)-threonylcarbamoyltransferase complex transferase subunit TsaD, whose translation MIILSVETSCDETAVAITKDGRSVLSDEIFSQADMHALYGGVVPEIASRNHVAVIGRLAEQALKKAGITKKEIDAVAVTYAPGLVGALLVGVNFAKGLALALNVPLIPVHHIKGHIAANYIAFPELEPPFLALIVSGGNSLIADVRDYTDIGLVGASRDDAAGECFDKAARVLGLPYPGGRPMDLLAQTGDDTAFTLPRAKIEGAPYDMSFSGLKTAVVNIVHNAEQKNETLDKASLAASFARAVSETLVPRTMAAARALGHKKIAVAGGVAANSRIRADFISAAAEAGISLFIPPLSLCGDNGAMIGAQAYYEFLSGRRAGMDLNACATMDIDAEVL comes from the coding sequence ATGATTATTTTATCAGTTGAAACGTCCTGCGACGAGACGGCCGTCGCCATTACGAAGGACGGGCGCTCGGTGCTGTCCGACGAGATTTTCTCACAGGCGGACATGCATGCGCTCTATGGCGGCGTCGTCCCGGAGATCGCCTCGCGCAACCACGTCGCCGTTATCGGCCGCCTCGCCGAGCAGGCGCTGAAAAAGGCTGGAATCACGAAAAAGGAAATTGACGCCGTCGCTGTCACATACGCGCCGGGTCTCGTTGGCGCCTTGCTCGTCGGTGTCAATTTTGCCAAAGGGCTGGCGCTGGCGCTCAACGTCCCGCTCATTCCTGTCCATCACATCAAGGGCCACATTGCCGCCAATTATATTGCTTTTCCAGAGCTTGAGCCGCCGTTTCTCGCCCTCATTGTCTCCGGCGGGAACAGCCTTATTGCCGACGTACGCGACTATACAGATATCGGCCTTGTCGGTGCCTCACGGGACGACGCGGCGGGCGAATGCTTTGATAAGGCAGCGCGTGTGCTCGGCCTGCCGTACCCCGGCGGCCGCCCAATGGACCTGCTGGCGCAGACGGGAGACGACACGGCCTTCACGCTCCCGCGCGCCAAAATTGAGGGCGCGCCGTATGATATGTCTTTTTCCGGACTCAAAACAGCCGTCGTCAATATCGTCCACAACGCCGAGCAAAAAAACGAGACACTTGACAAAGCGTCTCTCGCGGCGTCGTTTGCCCGCGCTGTCAGCGAGACGCTCGTGCCACGGACGATGGCGGCAGCCCGGGCGCTTGGGCATAAAAAAATCGCCGTCGCGGGCGGCGTTGCTGCCAATTCCCGCATTCGGGCTGATTTTATCTCTGCGGCAGCCGAAGCGGGGATTTCGCTTTTTATCCCGCCGCTGTCCTTGTGCGGTGACAACGGCGCGATGATCGGTGCGCAGGCGTATTATGAATTTTTGAGCGGGCGGCGCGCTGGGATGGATCTCAACGCTTGCGCGACGATGGATATTGACGCGGAAGTGCTATAA
- the rimI gene encoding ribosomal protein S18-alanine N-acetyltransferase, with product MMTIVEAQERDIPAVMEIERASITPPWSEGTLLGEVGRMDTVFKLAVEGGQVSGFFIVRFAADEAELYQIAVRESRRKKGIGDALMTAALAACRARAAAALYLEVRKSNAPALMLYKKHGFVHAGRRKNYYSNPVEDAIVLSYHFDGDKESV from the coding sequence ATGATGACGATTGTGGAGGCGCAGGAGCGTGATATCCCAGCCGTTATGGAAATTGAGCGCGCGTCCATCACGCCGCCTTGGTCGGAGGGGACGCTGCTTGGTGAAGTAGGGCGCATGGATACGGTTTTTAAGCTGGCGGTGGAGGGCGGGCAGGTCTCTGGTTTTTTCATCGTCCGCTTTGCCGCCGACGAGGCGGAGCTTTATCAGATTGCCGTCCGGGAATCCCGGCGGAAAAAGGGGATTGGAGATGCCCTCATGACAGCCGCTCTGGCGGCTTGCCGCGCGCGCGCTGCCGCCGCCTTATACTTAGAGGTGCGAAAATCGAATGCCCCCGCGCTCATGCTTTATAAAAAGCACGGTTTTGTCCACGCGGGGCGGCGTAAAAATTATTACAGTAATCCCGTGGAGGATGCCATCGTCCTGTCGTATCATTTTGATGGCGACAAAGAAAGCGTGTGA
- the polA gene encoding DNA polymerase I: MKLMVIDGNSIVNRAFYAIRLLTTKDGTPTNAVYGFLTILQKLLNEEAPDAVCVCFDLPAPTFRHEQFEAYKAQRKGMPDELAVQMPILKAVLDAMNIPRYELSGWEADDLIGTIARRCEEAGWDAVIVTGDKDAFQLVTEKTHVRHVKTRMGQPESTDYTPAVFFETYGFEPLKMVDLKALMGDASDNIPGVKGVGEKTALDLVRRFGSLEALYTLLPTLDLTDSLKKKLADGKEAAELSYQLATICRDAPIDFHPEDNKRRPANNDALYALFQTLEFQKLTEKFGLTKPKEEQDVAPENDMSFRRVDIVTAADGAGLITMLESAQFVAVRCHLAAGLLAVCDAGEKTVYLLSRDTTDGFDSGLRAVFSENVKKAGHDIKDTQRALLGLGIDAGGWIFDTALGAYLLSPTDSTYQLARLAETYGGFALKTSEDENEQLTLYGGAEAERFAAEAAAIARLYPILAQKLAENGMDRLFYDIELPLCHVLAEMEQTGFLIDKSALRDFGQTLSVKIQALEKEIFDLAGEPFNINSPKQLGTVLFDRLMLPTPKKTKTGYSTNIEVLEYLADKHPIIGHLMAYRELTKLKSTYADGLLKVISDDGRIHTNFQMTVTATGRLSSTEPNLQNIPVRKESGGALRKMFVAGPGNVLVDADYSQIELRILAHLSGDTVMQAAFQNGEDIHAVTASQVFMTMPEDVTPLMRSRAKAVNFGIVYGISAFSLAQDIGVTVPEARLYIDNYFAKYSGVRAYMHDIVEQAKRDGFVTTLFGRRRYLPELRSGNFNTRAFGERVARNTPMQGTAADIIKRAMVTTAARLKAEGLTAKLILQIHDELIAECPEREEEAVKRILTAEMENAAALAVPLTAEAHAGKSWYAAK, encoded by the coding sequence TAACGACGAAGGACGGCACACCGACGAACGCCGTCTACGGCTTTCTGACGATTCTTCAAAAGCTCCTCAACGAGGAAGCGCCCGACGCCGTCTGCGTCTGTTTCGACCTGCCCGCGCCGACGTTCCGCCACGAACAGTTCGAGGCCTACAAGGCGCAGCGGAAGGGCATGCCGGATGAGCTGGCCGTGCAGATGCCGATTCTCAAGGCAGTGCTCGATGCCATGAACATCCCGCGCTATGAGCTCTCCGGCTGGGAAGCCGACGACCTCATCGGGACGATTGCCCGCCGGTGCGAAGAAGCGGGCTGGGACGCTGTCATCGTCACGGGGGATAAGGATGCCTTTCAGCTCGTCACCGAAAAAACGCACGTGCGCCATGTGAAGACGCGCATGGGGCAGCCGGAGTCGACAGATTATACACCGGCTGTTTTCTTTGAGACGTACGGCTTTGAGCCGCTGAAAATGGTCGACCTCAAGGCGCTGATGGGCGATGCATCCGACAATATTCCCGGCGTCAAGGGCGTCGGCGAGAAAACGGCGCTTGACTTGGTGCGGCGCTTCGGCAGCCTTGAGGCGCTGTATACATTACTTCCGACGCTGGACCTCACGGACAGCCTGAAAAAGAAGCTTGCTGACGGGAAAGAGGCGGCCGAGCTGTCGTACCAGCTCGCGACAATTTGCCGCGACGCGCCGATAGACTTCCACCCCGAGGACAACAAACGCCGCCCGGCCAATAACGACGCCTTATACGCGCTGTTTCAGACGCTGGAATTTCAAAAGCTGACGGAAAAGTTCGGGCTGACGAAGCCGAAAGAAGAACAAGACGTTGCGCCGGAAAACGATATGTCTTTCCGCCGCGTCGATATTGTCACGGCAGCGGACGGTGCCGGTCTGATCACGATGCTTGAAAGCGCCCAGTTCGTCGCGGTGCGCTGCCACCTTGCGGCGGGGCTCCTCGCTGTTTGCGATGCCGGTGAAAAAACGGTTTATCTCTTGAGCCGGGATACAACAGACGGCTTTGACAGCGGCCTGCGCGCTGTTTTCAGCGAAAACGTCAAAAAAGCCGGGCACGACATTAAGGACACACAGCGGGCCCTTTTAGGACTTGGTATTGACGCGGGCGGTTGGATTTTTGACACGGCGCTTGGCGCCTATCTCCTCTCGCCGACGGACAGCACTTATCAGCTTGCCCGGCTGGCGGAAACTTACGGCGGCTTTGCCTTAAAAACATCGGAAGACGAAAACGAGCAGCTGACGCTGTATGGCGGGGCCGAGGCGGAGCGGTTCGCAGCAGAAGCGGCCGCCATTGCGCGGCTTTATCCGATCTTAGCGCAAAAGCTGGCTGAAAACGGGATGGACAGGCTTTTTTATGACATTGAGCTGCCGCTTTGCCATGTACTGGCCGAGATGGAGCAGACGGGCTTTCTCATCGACAAGAGCGCCCTGCGCGACTTTGGCCAGACGCTATCCGTCAAAATCCAGGCGCTTGAAAAAGAGATTTTTGATCTCGCCGGGGAGCCGTTTAATATCAATTCACCGAAGCAGCTGGGAACCGTTCTTTTCGACAGGCTGATGCTGCCCACCCCGAAAAAGACGAAGACGGGGTATTCCACAAATATTGAGGTCCTCGAGTATCTTGCCGATAAGCATCCCATCATCGGGCACTTGATGGCGTACAGGGAGCTGACAAAGCTCAAATCCACATATGCCGACGGGCTTTTAAAGGTGATCTCCGACGACGGACGGATCCACACGAATTTTCAAATGACGGTGACGGCGACGGGCCGCCTGTCGTCAACCGAGCCGAATCTGCAGAACATCCCCGTACGCAAGGAATCGGGCGGTGCGCTGCGAAAAATGTTTGTCGCGGGGCCTGGTAATGTTCTCGTCGACGCCGACTATTCGCAGATCGAGCTGCGCATTCTCGCGCACCTGTCGGGCGATACGGTTATGCAGGCGGCGTTTCAAAACGGTGAGGATATCCACGCCGTGACGGCTTCACAGGTCTTCATGACGATGCCGGAGGATGTGACGCCCCTCATGCGCAGCCGGGCCAAGGCCGTTAACTTCGGCATTGTATACGGCATTTCGGCTTTCTCGCTGGCACAGGATATCGGCGTCACCGTGCCGGAAGCGCGTCTTTATATCGACAACTACTTTGCCAAATACAGCGGCGTGCGCGCCTACATGCACGACATCGTCGAGCAGGCCAAGCGTGACGGGTTCGTCACAACGCTCTTCGGCCGCCGCCGGTATCTGCCGGAGCTGCGGTCAGGTAACTTTAACACGCGCGCTTTCGGCGAGCGCGTGGCGCGTAATACGCCCATGCAGGGGACGGCTGCCGACATCATCAAGCGCGCCATGGTGACGACTGCCGCCCGCCTGAAGGCCGAGGGCCTGACCGCTAAACTCATTTTGCAGATTCACGATGAGCTGATCGCCGAATGCCCCGAGCGCGAGGAGGAGGCCGTTAAAAGAATTCTGACGGCAGAAATGGAAAATGCCGCGGCCCTCGCCGTCCCGCTGACGGCTGAGGCACACGCGGGCAAAAGCTGGTATGCGGCCAAATGA